One Pseudorhodoplanes sinuspersici DNA segment encodes these proteins:
- a CDS encoding aromatic ring-hydroxylating oxygenase subunit alpha produces MTIARTKVSNRLRNAPLYDWDELVQEDRVHRLLYTDPAIFDAEMTHIFGGTWVYLAHESQIPNPNDFITAKLGLRPLIMTRDENGVIRALYNRCTHRGTTLCRWDRGNSRSFQCPYHGWNFANTGKLRGVPWADGYAEKLVKDPKYNLAQVPRVESYRGFIFGTLNLDAPPLGDYLGPIRKPIDEWLDRNPGGKVIVCEANRLKYKGNWKLAYDNSGDGYHVVYSHRSLLETENRFRDEDTSKGMSYYQTSSPDSLPMYIQYMGNGHHFKDKRPNLQSRPGGLWAIESLHPGMEHVQGKLRQRYGERAESMLDLAGSEPVNINVFPNLSLLGNHIQVFQPVSMEETDAIWYGTMIEDVDGTLGEDVVKDINALRMRTQEGFPNFGEVDDITNFEQIQRGLMCPEDEWIYMNRGLGIPDRIHTLEDGTIKGPATDELFMREYIREWKRLMKAEPNIAIEREIRA; encoded by the coding sequence ATGACGATCGCTCGCACGAAGGTATCCAATCGTCTTCGCAACGCTCCGCTCTATGACTGGGACGAGCTGGTGCAGGAGGATCGCGTTCACCGGCTGCTTTATACCGATCCGGCGATCTTCGACGCCGAGATGACGCACATCTTCGGCGGCACCTGGGTCTATCTGGCGCATGAAAGCCAGATACCCAATCCGAACGATTTCATCACGGCCAAGCTTGGACTGCGTCCGCTGATCATGACGCGCGATGAAAACGGCGTCATCCGCGCGCTCTACAATCGCTGCACGCATCGCGGCACGACACTGTGCCGCTGGGATCGTGGCAACAGCCGCTCGTTCCAGTGTCCCTATCACGGATGGAATTTCGCCAATACCGGCAAGCTGCGCGGCGTGCCCTGGGCGGATGGTTATGCCGAAAAGCTCGTCAAGGATCCGAAATACAACCTGGCGCAGGTGCCGCGCGTGGAATCCTATCGCGGCTTTATCTTCGGGACACTGAATCTCGATGCGCCGCCGCTTGGCGACTATCTCGGTCCGATCCGCAAACCGATAGACGAATGGCTCGACCGCAATCCGGGCGGCAAAGTCATCGTCTGTGAAGCAAACCGGCTGAAATACAAGGGCAACTGGAAACTCGCCTACGACAATTCGGGTGACGGCTATCACGTCGTCTACTCGCATCGCTCCTTGTTGGAGACGGAGAACCGCTTCAGGGACGAAGACACCTCGAAGGGCATGTCCTATTACCAGACGTCGTCACCGGACTCGTTACCGATGTACATCCAGTACATGGGCAACGGGCATCATTTCAAGGACAAGCGGCCGAACCTGCAGAGCCGGCCCGGTGGATTATGGGCGATCGAGTCTCTGCATCCGGGCATGGAGCATGTGCAAGGCAAGTTGCGCCAGCGTTACGGCGAGCGAGCCGAATCGATGCTGGATCTTGCCGGTTCGGAGCCCGTAAACATCAATGTCTTCCCCAACCTCTCGCTGCTCGGGAATCATATCCAGGTGTTCCAACCCGTCTCTATGGAGGAGACCGACGCGATTTGGTACGGCACCATGATCGAGGATGTCGACGGAACGCTCGGTGAGGATGTGGTCAAGGACATCAATGCGCTGCGGATGCGCACCCAAGAGGGTTTTCCGAATTTTGGCGAGGTCGACGACATCACCAATTTCGAGCAGATCCAGCGTGGCCTGATGTGCCCCGAGGACGAATGGATCTACATGAACCGCGGGCTTGGCATTCCGGATCGTATTCACACGCTCGAGGACGGCACCATCAAGGGGCCCGCGACAGATGAATTATTCATGCGCGAATATATTCGCGAGTGGAAACGTCTGATGAAGGCGGAACCGAACATCGCGATCGAGCGGGAGATTCGGGCATGA
- a CDS encoding aromatic-ring-hydroxylating dioxygenase subunit beta: MSAQAAADPSRYSYYVTDESYSELVDDFADWQRDDMSVQDATERDLFRSAVEREARILDRLLFEDWLKLYTPDCFYWVPSTPNGGDPRREIAVMFDDRRRLEDRVYRLRTGYAWSQAPSSRTSRLVSNVEVFLSTRGDQRMVRSNFAISEFWDGEIRVLAGWTGHRFRRIGGAWLISAKQVNLLNCDQCIRNPSIIL, encoded by the coding sequence ATGAGCGCACAAGCAGCGGCCGATCCATCACGCTATTCCTATTATGTGACCGACGAGAGCTATAGCGAACTCGTCGACGACTTCGCAGATTGGCAACGCGATGATATGTCGGTGCAGGACGCGACGGAGCGAGATCTGTTCCGCAGTGCTGTCGAGCGCGAAGCGCGCATTCTCGACAGGCTGCTGTTCGAAGACTGGTTGAAGCTCTACACGCCTGATTGCTTCTATTGGGTGCCATCGACGCCAAATGGCGGCGACCCACGGCGTGAGATCGCGGTCATGTTCGATGACCGCCGCCGCCTGGAGGATCGCGTCTATCGTCTGCGAACCGGCTATGCGTGGTCGCAGGCACCGTCATCGCGGACATCGCGGCTGGTTTCGAACGTTGAAGTGTTTTTGTCGACGCGCGGCGACCAGCGCATGGTGAGATCCAATTTCGCGATCAGTGAATTCTGGGACGGAGAAATACGGGTGCTTGCCGGCTGGACTGGACACCGATTCCGGCGGATTGGTGGTGCCTGGCTGATCTCGGCGAAGCAGGTGAACCTACTCAATTGCGACCAATGCATTCGAAACCCGAGTATTATTCTTTGA
- a CDS encoding cobalamin-independent methionine synthase II family protein has product MQRTKPPFRADQVGSFLRPEPLKQARAQYEKGAITAAQLKAVEDDEIRKLIGKQEEVGMQLATDGEFRRSWWHFDFLGLLDGVKLVSADQGIQFAGVQTKAQTLKIDGKVDFPSDHPFLEHFRFLKANTKVTPKMTIPAPTVLHFRGGRRAISETVYPDMDSFFFDTGKAYAKAVKEFYAAGCRYLQFDDTVWAYLCSPAELQKAKDRGDDPAGLQEKYTDMINLALKDKPADMVITTHVCRGNFRSTWISEGGYEPVAEAMLGKCDYDGYFLEYDTERAGGFEPLRFLPKGNKQVVLGLITSKSGTLENKDDVKRRVDEATKFAPLEQFCLSPQCGFASTEEGNVLTEDQQWAKMREVVEISKEIWGQ; this is encoded by the coding sequence ATGCAACGTACCAAGCCGCCCTTCCGCGCCGATCAAGTCGGCAGTTTCCTTCGCCCCGAGCCGCTGAAGCAGGCCCGGGCCCAATACGAAAAGGGCGCCATCACTGCCGCACAGTTGAAGGCGGTGGAGGATGACGAAATCCGCAAGCTCATCGGCAAGCAGGAAGAGGTTGGTATGCAGCTGGCGACCGACGGCGAATTCCGGCGGTCCTGGTGGCACTTTGATTTTCTCGGCCTGCTTGATGGCGTGAAGCTGGTCAGCGCGGATCAGGGCATTCAGTTCGCCGGTGTGCAGACCAAGGCGCAGACCCTCAAGATCGATGGCAAGGTCGATTTTCCCTCGGATCACCCCTTCCTCGAGCACTTCCGATTTTTGAAGGCGAACACCAAAGTTACTCCGAAGATGACCATTCCGGCACCGACGGTGCTGCATTTCCGTGGCGGCCGCCGGGCGATCAGCGAGACGGTCTATCCGGATATGGACTCGTTCTTCTTTGATACCGGCAAGGCCTATGCGAAAGCGGTGAAGGAGTTTTACGCCGCCGGTTGCCGCTACCTGCAATTTGACGACACGGTCTGGGCTTATCTCTGCTCGCCTGCGGAATTGCAAAAGGCGAAAGACCGCGGCGACGATCCGGCCGGCTTGCAGGAAAAATACACCGACATGATCAATCTGGCGCTGAAGGACAAACCGGCAGACATGGTCATCACCACGCATGTCTGCCGTGGCAATTTCCGCTCCACCTGGATTTCCGAGGGCGGTTATGAACCGGTCGCCGAAGCGATGCTCGGCAAGTGCGACTACGACGGCTATTTTCTCGAATACGATACCGAGCGTGCCGGTGGGTTCGAGCCGCTGCGATTTCTGCCGAAGGGTAACAAGCAGGTCGTGCTCGGCCTCATCACCTCGAAGAGCGGCACGCTTGAAAACAAGGATGATGTGAAGCGCCGCGTCGATGAAGCAACAAAATTTGCGCCGCTCGAGCAATTCTGTTTGTCGCCGCAATGCGGCTTTGCCTCAACCGAGGAAGGCAACGTGCTCACGGAGGACCAGCAATGGGCCAAGATGCGCGAAGTCGTCGAAATATCGAAAGAAATCTGGGGCCAATAA
- a CDS encoding methyl-accepting chemotaxis protein: MHIRSITISAKLYILFSLLGFLTVVLAGYAVFNSRHNAVLSHQLELSFAGAQNVERVNSLIYAVVMESRGVYMASDKAVAKRFGDNLLAFNAQITKVVDAWKAVVQADDADAFRTFSQRVAQFQDFRRELVRLGVEVSPAAGREWGDNDANRSVRSALNKDLEALALLYQKRTARINDELSVGIDRMTMVMSVLGIIAMVFAVCGVVFTGRSVINPLKKLVQTMGQLASGDLAVEVLGQKRGDEVGAMAKAVQVFKDNALALKDSEERAAEQRHITEQERARNEAAKAEAARQVQMVVNGLGTGLERLAQGDLTYRVDADWSAEYVKIRDDFNIAIGHLQKTIRNIAVSSSEVSNAASEISTSTTDLSQRTEEQAASLEETSASMEEIAATVRKNADNAQQANKLVQDTQGIANRGGSVVMEAVTAMARIEESSGRMSDIISVIDEIARQTNLLALNAAVEAARAGEAGRGFAVVASEVRSLAQRSSQAAKDIQALIGTSSGQVREGVELVNRAGHSLSEIVNSIESVAQLVADIANSSSEQAVGIDQVNLALTQMDDVTQQNSALVEENAATAKTLEQQQVAMHEQVAYFRFSEERDEGAPPSQMKMRRSAA; encoded by the coding sequence ATGCATATCAGAAGCATCACGATCTCCGCCAAACTGTACATCCTGTTTTCCCTGCTCGGTTTCCTGACGGTGGTTCTGGCTGGCTACGCGGTATTCAATTCGCGCCACAATGCGGTGCTCTCGCATCAACTCGAATTGTCCTTTGCTGGCGCTCAGAACGTGGAGCGCGTCAACAGCCTGATCTATGCCGTCGTCATGGAATCGCGCGGCGTCTACATGGCGAGCGACAAAGCCGTTGCGAAGCGTTTCGGCGATAATCTGCTGGCTTTCAACGCTCAGATCACCAAGGTTGTCGATGCTTGGAAAGCAGTTGTTCAGGCTGACGATGCTGATGCTTTTCGCACATTCTCGCAACGCGTGGCGCAGTTTCAGGATTTCCGGAGGGAACTGGTGCGACTTGGCGTGGAAGTCAGCCCGGCTGCGGGTCGCGAGTGGGGGGACAATGATGCAAATCGCAGCGTCCGCTCCGCTCTGAACAAGGATCTTGAAGCGCTCGCGCTGCTTTATCAGAAGCGGACCGCCCGCATTAATGACGAGTTGTCCGTAGGGATTGACCGGATGACGATGGTCATGAGTGTGCTCGGTATCATCGCGATGGTGTTTGCAGTTTGCGGGGTCGTTTTCACCGGCAGAAGTGTCATCAATCCGCTGAAGAAGCTGGTGCAAACCATGGGTCAGCTCGCGAGCGGCGATTTGGCTGTCGAAGTGCTCGGTCAGAAAAGAGGCGATGAAGTCGGCGCGATGGCCAAGGCTGTACAGGTCTTCAAGGACAATGCGCTGGCACTCAAAGACTCTGAAGAGCGCGCTGCGGAACAGCGCCACATCACCGAACAGGAACGGGCCCGTAATGAGGCCGCAAAGGCGGAAGCGGCCCGTCAGGTTCAGATGGTTGTCAATGGTCTCGGAACGGGACTCGAACGTCTGGCGCAAGGCGACCTGACGTATCGTGTGGATGCGGATTGGTCGGCCGAATACGTCAAGATCCGCGACGATTTCAACATCGCGATTGGCCATTTGCAGAAAACGATCAGAAATATCGCAGTGTCAAGTTCGGAGGTCTCGAACGCGGCTTCCGAAATCTCCACCAGCACGACCGATCTTTCGCAACGCACCGAGGAGCAGGCTGCAAGCCTTGAAGAAACCTCGGCATCGATGGAAGAGATTGCGGCAACGGTGCGGAAAAACGCGGATAATGCGCAGCAGGCCAATAAGCTGGTGCAGGATACGCAGGGAATCGCAAACCGTGGCGGCAGTGTTGTGATGGAGGCCGTTACCGCGATGGCTCGCATCGAGGAATCCTCCGGGCGGATGTCGGATATCATCTCGGTGATCGACGAAATCGCCCGGCAGACCAATCTGCTTGCGCTGAACGCCGCAGTGGAAGCGGCGCGCGCCGGAGAGGCCGGCCGTGGCTTTGCGGTGGTTGCGTCGGAGGTGCGGAGCCTTGCCCAGCGCTCTTCGCAGGCCGCCAAGGATATCCAGGCGCTGATCGGCACATCGTCGGGGCAGGTGCGCGAGGGCGTCGAACTGGTCAATCGTGCGGGGCACTCACTCAGCGAGATTGTCAATTCGATCGAGAGCGTTGCACAGCTCGTTGCCGATATCGCCAATTCAAGTTCCGAGCAAGCGGTGGGCATTGATCAGGTCAACCTCGCATTGACGCAGATGGATGATGTCACTCAGCAGAATTCGGCGTTGGTTGAGGAAAATGCCGCGACCGCCAAGACACTGGAACAACAGCAAGTCGCGATGCATGAACAGGTGGCCTATTTTCGGTTTAGCGAGGAGCGGGACGAAGGTGCTCCGCCGTCACAGATGAAGATGCGCCGGTCAGCCGCGTGA
- the nhaA gene encoding Na+/H+ antiporter NhaA has product MAHVAAVNWLNRPVDESRDHVLGPSNAEITLVEYGSYDCPYCRRANERIADIRDQLGDRLRYVFRHKPITGSEIARRAADLAECAATREQFWDAHVKLMSRSATLTEDDLRVVRADLGLPEHGETKAGARHKVDEDIASAKASGVRFTPTFFINGRRYDGAWDEASFYDAMLGRLGHRVRAAALDFASWAPSTGALLLLATVVAVLLTNSPLGHALEEFWERPFGLSFGDANFSMSLRHWINDALLSVFFLVVGLEIKREFTVGRLVSRRSAALPIAGAIGGMAAPALLYLLIVPQGPWSHGWGVPMATDTAFAVALIAMLGARVPIELRIFLTAAAIVDDIGAIIVVAIFYSSKLDFAWLALAVIVFGALFALNRAGVYRTLPYMVLGTILWISVHAGGLHATLAGVLLAFVIPTLPPADLKALMAQATAIINVESQRAHEAMHHGPSSLALRGLDAIHDRLESPADRLLRHVEPWSSYVVLPLFALANAGVIISTSVLGGGHEYLMLAIIAGLSIGKPLGMTLLCALAVWVGVARKPKEYSWTHLAGAGALAGIGFTMSLFIAGQAFALPADFAAAKIAVFAASVLSAIIGIAILLAAPAQDNGADEESGDKPSNVTPV; this is encoded by the coding sequence ATGGCACACGTTGCGGCTGTCAATTGGCTCAACCGTCCGGTCGATGAAAGCCGAGATCACGTGCTCGGTCCCAGCAACGCCGAGATCACGCTGGTCGAATATGGCAGCTATGACTGCCCCTATTGCCGGCGCGCCAATGAGCGCATTGCCGATATCCGGGACCAGCTCGGCGACCGCCTCCGTTACGTGTTCCGGCACAAGCCGATCACCGGCAGCGAGATCGCGCGGCGCGCCGCCGACCTTGCCGAATGCGCCGCGACGCGCGAGCAGTTCTGGGATGCGCATGTCAAACTGATGTCGCGCTCGGCAACCCTGACGGAGGACGATTTGCGCGTCGTCCGGGCCGATCTTGGCTTGCCCGAGCATGGCGAGACCAAAGCAGGCGCCCGGCATAAGGTCGATGAGGATATCGCCAGTGCGAAGGCAAGCGGTGTGCGCTTCACGCCGACCTTTTTTATCAATGGCCGGCGCTATGACGGCGCCTGGGATGAGGCCTCGTTCTATGACGCGATGCTCGGCCGGCTCGGCCATCGTGTGCGCGCTGCTGCACTCGATTTTGCGAGCTGGGCGCCATCGACCGGCGCGCTGCTGCTGCTCGCGACCGTCGTGGCGGTGCTTTTGACCAACTCACCGCTGGGTCACGCGCTCGAGGAATTCTGGGAGCGTCCGTTCGGCCTCAGTTTCGGCGATGCCAACTTCTCGATGTCGCTACGGCACTGGATCAACGACGCGCTGCTCAGCGTGTTCTTTCTGGTTGTGGGGCTTGAGATCAAACGAGAATTCACGGTCGGCCGGCTCGTCAGCCGCCGCTCGGCCGCTTTGCCGATTGCGGGCGCCATCGGCGGCATGGCCGCGCCGGCGCTACTCTATCTTCTCATTGTCCCGCAGGGGCCATGGTCGCACGGCTGGGGCGTGCCGATGGCGACCGACACCGCTTTTGCCGTCGCTTTGATCGCGATGCTTGGCGCGCGCGTGCCGATTGAATTGCGAATCTTTCTCACCGCAGCGGCGATTGTCGACGATATCGGCGCGATCATCGTCGTCGCGATCTTCTATTCGAGCAAGCTGGACTTCGCATGGCTCGCACTCGCCGTGATCGTTTTCGGCGCGTTGTTTGCCCTCAACCGCGCCGGTGTTTACCGTACTCTTCCCTATATGGTCCTTGGCACGATCCTGTGGATCTCCGTTCATGCTGGCGGCCTGCATGCGACGCTCGCGGGCGTGCTCCTTGCTTTCGTAATCCCGACGCTACCGCCCGCCGACCTCAAGGCGCTGATGGCGCAGGCAACAGCCATCATCAATGTGGAGTCACAGCGCGCACATGAAGCAATGCATCACGGCCCCTCTTCACTCGCCTTGCGCGGACTCGATGCCATTCACGACCGGCTTGAGTCACCCGCCGATCGGCTGCTGCGCCATGTCGAGCCGTGGTCCAGTTACGTCGTCCTGCCGCTGTTCGCGCTTGCCAATGCCGGCGTGATCATTTCAACGAGCGTGCTAGGCGGCGGCCATGAGTATCTGATGCTGGCGATCATCGCGGGTCTCTCAATCGGCAAGCCGCTCGGGATGACGCTGCTCTGCGCGCTCGCGGTATGGGTCGGCGTGGCCCGGAAACCGAAAGAGTATTCCTGGACGCATCTTGCCGGCGCCGGTGCGCTGGCTGGCATCGGCTTCACGATGTCGCTGTTCATCGCCGGCCAGGCCTTCGCCTTGCCGGCTGATTTCGCTGCGGCCAAGATCGCGGTCTTTGCCGCCTCGGTGCTGTCGGCGATCATCGGCATTGCAATTCTTCTGGCGGCTCCTGCCCAGGACAACGGGGCCGATGAAGAGTCAGGTGATAAACCGAGCAATGTCACCCCCGTATGA
- a CDS encoding putative bifunctional diguanylate cyclase/phosphodiesterase: MQAIINAMPNPVMLKDRFHRLVLVNDAFCELLNQTREDLLGEEGEKIPDDQRDVFWEIDDEVFRTGLPNENEEVLTDGTGSLRVVLTRKCLVTLPTQSGQQQFLLGVITDVTRFRESEARAQYLAEHDALTGLANRAQLNDRLEAEIKAAGGTDNKLALLLLDLDGFKEVNDTQGHHVGDELLKIIAKRLAGLVRAGDVVARYGGDEFCILQTSAARSADLAEKIITTVGRPVSVNGRQLCVTASVGIAIFPEDGTTSDELLQSADSALYHVKRSGRAGFYKYQPEVHLDQSQRWNVEHELREALGTDQLSLEFQPLASAQDGQLRGFEALCRWQHPVYGEISPDVFIPVAEATGLIKELGAWVLREACRQAARWEWPVQVAVNVSPCQLEDHNFPDMVFDALREANLPPHRLELEVTESALIGQSDTTTEALSVLRAKGIGFALDDFGAGWSSLSTLRKFKFDRLKIDKSFIWQIESDPRSVAIVRAVLGLAKSLGVPVTAEGIEDQAQLLALRNMGCTEVQGFHLGRPNSVASLPAQEPWQAINETNEKPS; encoded by the coding sequence ATGCAGGCCATCATCAATGCGATGCCAAATCCAGTTATGTTAAAAGACCGATTTCATAGGTTAGTTCTTGTAAATGATGCTTTTTGCGAACTTCTGAATCAAACCCGGGAGGATCTTCTAGGCGAGGAAGGTGAGAAAATTCCCGATGACCAAAGGGATGTCTTCTGGGAAATTGATGACGAGGTCTTTAGAACCGGATTGCCGAACGAGAATGAGGAGGTTCTAACCGACGGTACAGGCTCGCTTAGGGTCGTTTTGACGAGGAAATGTCTGGTTACTTTGCCGACGCAGTCCGGTCAGCAGCAATTTCTGCTTGGAGTCATTACCGATGTGACCCGCTTTCGAGAGTCCGAAGCGCGGGCCCAATATTTGGCTGAACATGACGCGCTGACGGGACTGGCCAATCGCGCTCAGTTAAATGATCGGCTGGAAGCGGAGATAAAGGCGGCAGGCGGTACGGACAACAAACTCGCGCTGCTGTTGCTTGACCTCGACGGATTTAAAGAGGTCAACGATACGCAAGGGCATCACGTCGGCGATGAGTTGCTCAAGATAATTGCCAAGCGGCTTGCTGGGTTGGTTCGTGCGGGAGACGTCGTCGCACGATATGGAGGCGATGAATTCTGCATTTTGCAGACAAGCGCCGCGAGATCGGCTGACTTGGCCGAGAAGATCATCACGACGGTTGGTCGGCCCGTTTCCGTCAACGGCCGTCAACTTTGCGTAACGGCGTCGGTTGGTATTGCCATATTTCCCGAGGACGGGACCACGAGTGATGAATTGTTGCAGAGCGCGGATTCTGCACTTTACCACGTAAAACGATCGGGTCGCGCTGGCTTCTACAAATATCAGCCTGAGGTTCATCTTGATCAGTCGCAGCGCTGGAATGTTGAGCACGAGCTTCGCGAGGCGCTGGGTACCGATCAGCTTTCTTTGGAATTTCAGCCGCTCGCATCCGCACAAGATGGACAACTGCGCGGCTTTGAAGCGCTGTGCCGATGGCAACATCCAGTGTATGGCGAAATTTCACCCGACGTGTTCATTCCGGTCGCCGAAGCGACAGGGCTCATAAAAGAGCTTGGCGCTTGGGTCCTGCGAGAGGCCTGCCGTCAAGCAGCGCGTTGGGAGTGGCCGGTTCAAGTGGCCGTCAACGTATCGCCCTGTCAGCTCGAAGACCACAATTTCCCTGATATGGTATTCGACGCATTGAGAGAGGCAAATCTGCCGCCCCATCGTCTGGAGCTTGAGGTCACTGAAAGTGCATTGATCGGCCAATCGGATACCACCACAGAGGCATTGTCAGTTCTGCGGGCCAAGGGCATCGGCTTCGCGCTTGATGATTTTGGCGCTGGCTGGTCGTCGCTATCGACGCTACGCAAATTCAAATTTGATCGGCTGAAGATCGATAAGAGCTTTATCTGGCAGATCGAGTCCGATCCGCGGTCGGTTGCCATCGTGCGCGCCGTTCTCGGTCTGGCCAAGTCGCTCGGCGTTCCCGTCACAGCCGAGGGCATAGAGGACCAGGCTCAATTACTGGCACTCAGGAATATGGGATGCACCGAAGTCCAAGGGTTTCATCTCGGGCGACCCAACTCCGTCGCCAGCTTGCCGGCGCAGGAGCCTTGGCAAGCTATTAACGAGACAAACGAAAAGCCAAGTTGA
- a CDS encoding NAD-dependent epimerase/dehydratase family protein yields MNESVIALTGATGFIGQYLLRELSRRGYRIRVLLRRPHALPINCASAVIGDLARPINMAAALSGVDTVIHSAALLPTMSGAPESDFRLLNTTATAALARAAQRAGVRRFIFMSSVRAQSGPTALQILTEDSEPKPTDAYGRSKRAAEEELAKLDLDWVALRLALVYGSGVKGNMARLIELARSPYPLPLGGLRARRSLLSLDNLVGAVECVLSAPGPLQRPLIVAEPQPLTVPQMVAAMRRGLGRRPSLIPVPKVILELAFGVAGRSDLYRLLANPLVADPSSLVRLGWAPNILTPDGLAAAARDRCGPDSGPIQQPGMPI; encoded by the coding sequence ATGAACGAATCTGTCATTGCTCTTACTGGCGCGACCGGCTTCATCGGGCAATACTTGCTCCGCGAGCTTTCGAGGCGCGGTTATCGAATCCGTGTCCTGCTGCGCCGCCCACATGCTCTTCCGATCAATTGTGCGAGTGCGGTCATTGGTGATCTTGCTCGACCGATCAACATGGCGGCGGCTCTATCCGGGGTCGATACAGTGATCCACTCGGCGGCTCTTCTGCCCACCATGTCTGGAGCCCCCGAAAGCGACTTTCGCCTCCTCAACACCACGGCGACCGCCGCCCTTGCCCGAGCTGCACAACGAGCCGGCGTCAGACGGTTTATCTTCATGTCTTCGGTCCGGGCACAATCAGGTCCAACAGCCCTGCAGATTTTGACCGAAGACTCGGAGCCGAAACCGACTGACGCCTATGGACGATCGAAACGAGCAGCGGAAGAAGAACTCGCGAAGCTCGATCTGGATTGGGTCGCACTCCGTCTCGCACTCGTCTACGGCTCCGGGGTGAAGGGAAACATGGCGCGGCTTATTGAGCTCGCTCGCTCGCCCTATCCGCTGCCGCTCGGCGGGTTGCGGGCACGGCGTTCACTTTTATCGCTCGACAACTTGGTTGGGGCCGTCGAGTGTGTGCTTTCCGCACCGGGGCCGTTGCAACGCCCTCTCATCGTCGCCGAACCGCAGCCACTGACGGTTCCGCAGATGGTTGCCGCGATGCGACGGGGGCTTGGTCGCCGACCTTCCCTCATCCCGGTACCCAAGGTCATTTTAGAACTGGCTTTTGGTGTCGCTGGCCGCTCGGATCTTTACCGACTGCTCGCTAACCCGCTCGTCGCCGATCCGTCCAGTCTCGTACGCCTGGGCTGGGCCCCGAACATCTTGACACCGGACGGACTTGCCGCAGCGGCGCGAGACCGTTGCGGACCAGACTCCGGCCCGATCCAGCAACCGGGAATGCCGATATGA
- a CDS encoding cupin domain-containing protein, translating into MTDHDHSHDHDDRWKHDGVRVIPANQLDPNVPSTPGMDRKAAINFARVGAQKLWAGTVTIRPNAKTGAHHHGHLESVIYVVRGNARMRWGEQLQYVAEAGPGDFIFVPPYVPHQEINASQNEVLECVLVRSDGEAVAINLDIEPVEKPEQVFWIDPIHRDTAVKD; encoded by the coding sequence ATGACTGATCATGACCATTCGCACGATCACGACGATCGATGGAAACATGACGGTGTCAGAGTCATCCCTGCGAACCAGCTCGATCCTAATGTGCCTTCAACACCTGGCATGGATCGCAAGGCGGCGATTAACTTTGCGCGCGTCGGCGCACAAAAGCTCTGGGCTGGCACAGTAACCATCAGGCCGAACGCCAAGACCGGCGCACACCATCACGGTCATCTCGAAAGCGTCATCTATGTCGTGCGCGGAAATGCCCGCATGCGCTGGGGCGAGCAGCTCCAATACGTCGCAGAGGCTGGCCCCGGCGATTTTATCTTCGTACCGCCATACGTACCGCACCAAGAGATCAATGCAAGCCAGAACGAGGTTCTGGAATGCGTTCTCGTGCGCAGCGATGGGGAAGCGGTCGCCATCAATCTGGATATAGAGCCGGTTGAGAAACCGGAGCAGGTATTTTGGATTGACCCGATACATCGGGACACAGCGGTCAAAGACTGA